Genomic segment of Arachis hypogaea cultivar Tifrunner chromosome 11, arahy.Tifrunner.gnm2.J5K5, whole genome shotgun sequence:
AGGCGACAATGCCGGGAACAATCACGGTGCTGAAGACGTCTCCTGTTCGGATTGGTGGTGGGGTTGATGAGTCCACGGTGTACTTTCACCGGCTTTTCTGGACATTTCCATCCTGTATCGAGGCATTCCGGCATTGCAAGCCCCTCGTCAGTATTGATGGTACCCACTTGTATGGGAAGTATGGAGGGACGTTGCTGTTGGCGATAGCTCAGGACGGGAACTCGAACATCCTCCCGATAGCatttgcccttgtggagggcgaAAATGCAGAGTCCTGGTCATTCTTCTTGTCCAATCTCCGAGAGCATGTGACTCCTCAGGAGGGTATCCTTGTTATCTCGGACAGGCATAATGGGATCAAGGCTGCGCTTGAGGCACCTGAGACTGGGTGGCTGCCTCCTCGGGCTTTCCGGGCCTACTGTATTAGGCATGTGGCTGCGAATTTCGCCCTAACGTTCAAAGGTAAGGACTCAAGGAGGATGTTGGTGAATGCTGCCTACGCGAAGACTGAGGCTGAGTTTTACTATTGGTTTGACATCATGCGGACTGAGAATCCAGCAATGTGTGACTGGGCCAACCGGATGGAGTATGACAAATGGACCCAACATGAGGTTGCTGGTCGACGGTTCGGGCACATGACCACAAACATCAGTGAATGTGTGAACTCCGTGCTAAAGGGAACTCGCAACCTGCCGGTCACATCGTTGGTTAAGTCAACCTACAGGAGGCTTGCTCAGCTTTTTGTGGTACGGGGACAGACAGCAGAGGCACAACTCGGATCTGGGCATGAATTCTGTCAGGCATTGGTCAAGGCCATTGATCGGAACCTAAGAGACTCTAGGTGCTTCACTGTGACATTATACGACAGGCATCAGTCTGAGTACACCGTCGCGGAGACAACACCAACCGGGAGCTTCTCGCTGGGTAGCTATAGAGTTTCCCTTAAAGATCACCGATGCGACTGTGGCCACTTTCAGGCGCTGCATTATCCTTGTTGCCACGCCATTGCGTGTTGCGCCTACTCCCGGCTTAACTGGGCATCATATGTTCACGAGGTGTATCCTATGAGTGAGGTGTTCAACGTTTACAAGCAGGGGTTTCTCCCACCTATCCCTGAAGGACTATGTTCAGAGCTGGCTGTGGGAGATGCTGAACACCGCCGAACTGGGGTAGAACCCTATCGACCTGGTGCCACTCGATCGCAGCAAAATATATCAGGCTAGTGACGGCCGTCCATAGCCTTCGGTGCTCGTCAGCTAGTATCTCCGGATGAATAACAGCAGCAACATCAACAGAAGAATAAGGCTCCCACACAAACTGTATCGAAACAGTAAGAGTTTCATGAGACAATGACATTTAAGGAAAACTAGTTCAAGTATCAGCAATAAATAAATGACTCACATCGTGGACACGCAGTCGATCCAGTGCGAGGCGTGTGGAAACTAATCTCTGTGCCCCTGCATCGTTCCTCGGCACAAACTCAGCCCACCTACAATTTTAATTGAAATGATGTCAAAACAAAGAATAACACATGCTGTTTTTACAATTTATGAACGGAAAATACTAAACCCTACCTGGATGCAAGAGGAAACCCGAACCGGTCAAAACCAGTGGGCCTGATAGTGGGaaacctccagaaaatccaagacTGTAGTAGCTGTAGCGGCCCAGCCAAGTTAACGACGTTCCTGTGTGTATCACGACAAAGACACCTATACAACCAGGCCAATGCAGCCGAGCCCCAGCTATATCTGCCCAAGTCGTCCAATGATGCCAAATAAGGCAACCAGCGAAGGTGGACCCGGTTTGCGTTCTTGTCCGCAAACAGCTGAGACGATAACAGCATCAGGATATAAGCACGTGCGTATACACGCACGGTCTCATCAGTAGCATCTGTAGGGAGAACCCGGAACCTCTCGTGGAACCATGTGTAGCACACTGTCATCTGCTTGATTTTACTCTGTGGAGGTAACTCCCCGAACAACTCCCGGAACCACACCCATGCTGGTCTACCGTGTTCCATCAGATTCTCAAACTCAGTCAAGCACCCACTAACGGGCGCATCATCAATCGGCAAACCCAGCTGATACGCGACATCCTGTAAAGTAATGGTGCACTCACCAAACGGCATGTGGAACGTGTGGGTCTCCGGACGCCACCGCTCAATAAATGCGCTAAGGAGAGACTCATCAACCCAGAACCACTGACTGTTTAGTCTAGCCAGATGATACAAGCCCGCAGTCTCCAGATACGGTATAATCCGGTCATGTAAGGGCATATTCTGCTGCCTCCTAACAGCGCTAATAACCCTACTAGGCTGCAAAACGTGGGTAATAAACAGTGAAGCTACGAATACTATGCACTCATTATAACAacataaatatagaaaaaaaaatatttttcaataaaattttaacatttataataaaatattttacaacaAAACTATTAACCAGACTAACAAGATAACTAAGCATAATAAAATATGCATTACTAACAATACCGataataatattaacatttaCGTAGACAATATTAATAAACGCCTCACAATTTGATTGACAGTAAccataataatatcaatatttatgTAAATAACATTAATCAGAATAACAATacaaataaacataataaaatatttttactaacaatATTCCTAATAATATCAATTGCTATATTACTATgaattttaataacaataataataacaataatagtaaCTAACCTCTTCGTCGATATATCCTGCCACGTGAGCAACGCCATTTAGTCGGTACAAGCGATCCTCACCCTCCATTGGCTCCACCACCCACTCCTCCTTCAAACCTCCAAAACCAAATCCTCTCAACACAACAACAACTTCCTTTCTTTTCTGCTCTCCCAAATGATCCGTCCCAGCATTCAGCGGATTACTTATATAGCTATACACACGTAAACCGCGGTGGGATACCGGGTTTTATGTGCAACAAAATTTtctcataaaccgtggtgactctCCACGGTTTATGCATGCCATCTTTCCTTCGTAAACCGTGGTGACTTACCACGGTTTATACTCTAATATTTTTTGCCCATAAACCGCTGGGACCTGCCACGGTTTATACACGTTTtgaaaccgtggtgggttgccacggTTTACATAGAAATGAGCTTTTGCACAACGACGTAACAACAACCAGTTTTGCACATTTAGAcaaatcattcttctattctatttatttaagtaaattgccCTTAATTTATACTACGAAATTTCCGTGTAGTTCATTTTCGTACttcattattttgtttttctttgacaCCAAAATTGCACGTCATATAGAATGACTCACGTTTATATTCCCAACGAACATACTGATAATAAGAACTatactttcatatagatattttaaaaaattttattttgttcttttagtC
This window contains:
- the LOC112721104 gene encoding uncharacterized protein, producing the protein MVRADAAVTVKVLQQATEADYGFRPSYRKVWMAKQKAVAQIYGDWEESYAELPRWMLGIQATMPGTITVLKTSPVRIGGGVDESTVYFHRLFWTFPSCIEAFRHCKPLVSIDGTHLYGKYGGTLLLAIAQDGNSNILPIAFALVEGENAESWSFFLSNLREHVTPQEGILVISDRHNGIKAALEAPETGWLPPRAFRAYCIRHVAANFALTFKGKDSRRMLVNAAYAKTEAEFYYWFDIMRTENPAMCDWANRMEYDKWTQHEVAGRRFGHMTTNISECVNSVLKGTRNLPVTSLVKSTYRRLAQLFVVRGQTAEAQLGSGHEFCQALVKAIDRNLRDSRCFTVTLYDRHQSEYTVAETTPTGSFSLGSYRVSLKDHRCDCGHFQALHYPCCHAIACCAYSRLNWASYVHEVYPMSEVFNVYKQGFLPPIPEGLCSELAVGDAEHRRTGVEPYRPGATRSQQNISG